One window of Dyadobacter sandarakinus genomic DNA carries:
- a CDS encoding hydroxypyruvate isomerase family protein, with amino-acid sequence MSSRRSALKNIAAGGAGILSLSDAFAASDKALGPALKGKINHSVCKWCYGNIPLETFAQECKKIGIKSVELLGPEDWPTLKKYGLHCALPNGAGMGIEKGFNDPANHDALVKSYEELFPKLQAAGYTTVICFSGNRRGMSDVDGMRNAAVGLRRLMPAAEKYNVTMIMELLNSKVNHRDYMCDHTSWGAGLCEMVGSEKFKLLYDIYHMQIMEGDVIANIRQYHKYIAHYHTGGVPGRNEIDQEQELNYPAIMKAILDTGYTGYVAQEFIPKREPLASLKQCVEICDIA; translated from the coding sequence ATGTCAAGCAGACGTTCAGCATTAAAAAACATTGCGGCAGGAGGAGCCGGGATCCTTTCACTATCCGATGCATTTGCAGCCAGCGACAAGGCGCTGGGTCCTGCACTCAAAGGCAAGATCAACCATTCGGTATGTAAGTGGTGCTACGGAAATATCCCATTGGAGACGTTTGCCCAGGAATGCAAAAAAATAGGTATCAAGTCGGTTGAGCTGCTTGGCCCCGAAGACTGGCCGACTCTGAAAAAGTATGGTCTGCATTGTGCCTTGCCAAATGGTGCAGGTATGGGAATCGAAAAAGGTTTCAACGACCCGGCTAACCACGATGCGCTGGTAAAAAGCTATGAAGAGCTTTTTCCAAAATTACAGGCTGCGGGTTACACGACGGTGATCTGCTTTTCAGGAAATCGCCGCGGCATGTCGGATGTAGACGGGATGCGCAATGCGGCCGTCGGTCTGAGACGGTTAATGCCGGCAGCTGAAAAATACAATGTGACTATGATCATGGAGCTGCTCAACAGCAAAGTGAATCACAGGGATTACATGTGCGATCACACATCCTGGGGTGCCGGACTTTGTGAGATGGTCGGCTCTGAAAAGTTTAAGCTGCTGTACGACATTTACCACATGCAGATTATGGAAGGTGACGTGATTGCCAACATTCGTCAGTACCACAAGTACATTGCGCATTATCATACAGGTGGCGTTCCCGGACGCAACGAAATTGACCAGGAACAGGAACTGAATTACCCTGCAATCATGAAAGCGATCCTGGATACGGGCTATACTGGCTACGTAGCGCAGGAATTTATCCCAAAACGCGAGCCGCTGGCGTCTTTAAAGCAATGCGTTGAAATTTGCGACATTGCCTGA
- a CDS encoding ThuA domain-containing protein encodes MKTLLHLGTAILIVVVTMWSTFGKTLPAHPPKPFKVLIIDGQTNHRNMKEGTAMMKGYLEETGLFTVDVVTSPKKGTDLSTFRPDFQGFDVILSNYNGDEWSPEVKDAFERFVQNGGGLVVVHSADNAFPKWEAYNKMIGIGGWEGRDEKSGPWLYYDESKQAVVKDSSAGIGGSHGNQHEFIVKTREAGHPIMKDLPAEWLHQKDELYDRLRGPADNITVLATAYSAKEQNGSGRNEPVLMVLQYGKGRIFHTTLGHETYSQKCVGFITTLQRGTEWAATGKVTQKIPASFPTATQGISR; translated from the coding sequence ATGAAAACCCTGCTTCACCTCGGTACCGCAATCCTGATCGTTGTTGTGACAATGTGGTCAACATTCGGGAAGACCCTGCCAGCACATCCGCCCAAACCTTTTAAGGTACTGATTATTGACGGTCAGACTAACCACCGCAACATGAAGGAGGGCACTGCCATGATGAAGGGCTACCTGGAAGAGACCGGATTGTTCACCGTAGATGTAGTGACTTCGCCAAAAAAGGGTACCGATCTTTCCACGTTTAGACCTGATTTCCAAGGCTTTGACGTTATTCTTTCCAACTATAATGGCGACGAATGGTCGCCGGAAGTGAAGGATGCATTTGAACGTTTTGTGCAAAATGGGGGAGGTCTGGTGGTGGTTCACTCCGCAGACAATGCATTCCCAAAATGGGAAGCTTACAATAAGATGATCGGCATTGGCGGATGGGAGGGCCGGGACGAAAAGAGCGGTCCGTGGCTTTACTACGACGAATCAAAACAAGCCGTAGTGAAAGATTCAAGTGCGGGCATAGGAGGCAGTCACGGCAATCAGCATGAATTCATAGTCAAAACAAGAGAAGCCGGGCATCCGATCATGAAGGACTTGCCGGCCGAGTGGCTTCACCAGAAAGACGAACTGTACGACCGCCTGCGCGGACCTGCGGATAACATTACGGTACTTGCTACGGCATACAGTGCCAAAGAACAGAATGGATCCGGCCGGAACGAGCCTGTGCTGATGGTACTCCAGTATGGAAAAGGAAGGATTTTTCATACAACACTCGGCCATGAAACATACTCGCAAAAATGTGTAGGTTTCATCACCACGCTTCAGCGGGGTACAGAGTGGGCTGCGACCGGAAAGGTCACGCAGAAAATTCCCGCAAGTTTTCCTACTGCCACGCAGGGGATCTCACGTTAA
- a CDS encoding RagB/SusD family nutrient uptake outer membrane protein — MKRTKYIATTCLLALSMTACRESFLTVVPETALSSATFFTKEADFQQAVNGTYVPLRTIFNNHAWVLEEMHSDNSYYARNVLYGAVDATENVANFAVPTANGVTANNNVLQQYRLNYQIIARANQILTSIDAVEFAEASKNNLKGQALFLRAFAYFDLIRLFGKVPLHLTPVTTREDAALPLSTTEEVYAQIEKDASAASTLLPNKATQEAGRATSGAAKTLLANLYLTQKKWDQVVTLTKDVVGKDGYALMPDYNNAFSFTGTNKNNQESVFEVQYMEGSAGYNGGFIYSFIPSPITAAELQPLTGTSNTQPTSQESNNIPTPDLIAAYEAGDKRKDVNIGYVTLSGAAQANKTIPYIKKYARPHSLHGNTGQNWPVYRYAEVLLFLAEGLNEQGKPSEAATYLNQVRARAGLAATKAASQADMREAIFKERRVELAFENKRWFDLTRTGRVKEIIEPYGARIKANPAAYYFPQGAIPPANAFTNLDQYYGLPADESALTPNF, encoded by the coding sequence ATGAAAAGAACAAAATATATAGCAACAACCTGCCTGCTGGCACTTTCCATGACTGCCTGCCGGGAGAGCTTCCTGACAGTGGTGCCGGAAACTGCGCTGAGCTCGGCGACTTTTTTCACCAAGGAGGCTGACTTCCAGCAAGCTGTAAACGGAACCTACGTTCCGCTGCGGACCATCTTTAACAACCATGCATGGGTATTGGAGGAAATGCATTCCGACAACTCGTATTATGCCCGGAACGTACTGTACGGTGCAGTAGATGCGACGGAAAACGTGGCGAACTTCGCGGTACCGACGGCCAATGGTGTTACGGCAAACAACAACGTGCTGCAGCAGTACCGGCTCAACTACCAGATCATAGCCCGTGCCAACCAGATCCTTACTTCCATAGATGCGGTTGAGTTTGCGGAAGCATCCAAAAATAACCTGAAAGGTCAGGCGCTGTTCCTGCGTGCATTTGCATACTTCGACCTGATCCGGCTTTTCGGGAAGGTACCTCTGCACCTTACTCCGGTGACTACCCGGGAGGATGCTGCATTGCCGCTTTCGACTACGGAAGAAGTATATGCGCAGATCGAAAAAGATGCGAGCGCAGCCAGTACGTTGCTCCCCAACAAGGCAACCCAGGAAGCTGGTCGTGCTACATCCGGAGCAGCAAAAACTTTGCTTGCCAACCTGTACCTGACACAGAAAAAATGGGATCAGGTAGTTACGCTGACCAAAGATGTAGTCGGCAAGGATGGTTACGCGCTCATGCCGGACTATAACAATGCATTCTCATTTACTGGTACCAACAAAAACAACCAGGAGTCAGTATTTGAGGTACAGTACATGGAAGGATCCGCAGGATACAATGGAGGGTTTATCTATTCATTCATTCCGTCGCCGATTACAGCCGCTGAATTGCAGCCACTTACCGGTACCAGCAATACGCAGCCTACTTCGCAGGAAAGTAATAACATTCCTACTCCGGACCTCATTGCTGCCTACGAGGCAGGTGACAAGCGCAAGGATGTGAATATCGGATATGTGACACTGAGCGGTGCTGCGCAGGCAAACAAGACGATACCGTACATTAAGAAATACGCTCGTCCGCATTCACTGCATGGCAATACCGGTCAAAACTGGCCTGTGTACCGCTACGCGGAAGTATTGCTCTTTCTGGCAGAAGGCCTCAACGAGCAGGGAAAACCCTCGGAAGCTGCTACTTACCTCAACCAGGTACGTGCCCGTGCAGGACTTGCTGCTACCAAGGCAGCATCCCAGGCCGACATGCGGGAGGCCATCTTCAAAGAGAGAAGGGTTGAACTTGCATTCGAAAACAAGCGCTGGTTTGACCTGACCCGTACCGGTCGCGTGAAAGAGATTATCGAACCTTATGGAGCCAGGATCAAGGCCAACCCGGCTGCGTACTACTTCCCGCAAGGCGCAATACCACCGGCAAATGCATTTACGAACCTTGACCAGTACTATGGCTTGCCAGCTGATGAGTCGGCATTGACGCCTAATTTCTAG
- a CDS encoding c-type cytochrome codes for MYTKNRWSKLPMTLAVLLAVGVFCGVMLSNRTASHRPPGSKVDKLKLPEGFKAEHLYSPSEEQNGSWVSMTFDDKGRMITSDQYGGLFRLVLPPIGSTEKPKVETLKVEGDTAKVAMGYAHGLLYAFNSLYVMINNRENPRFPKGSGLYRLQDTDNNDQYDKITLLKALKGEGEHGPHSIVLSPDKKSLFVVAGNFTDVPKMDTYLLPTNWKNDNLFPFIKDPRGHATDRHAPGGWIARTDSEGKSWELFSAGYRNSYDIAFNEAGDLFIYDSDMEWDFGTPWYRPTRVCHAISGGDYGWRTGSANTSPAFADFLSPIMNIGQGSPTNLIYLKDARFPAKYKNTLLAFDWSFGIVHGLHLKPSGSTYTADHEEFLSGAPLPLTDGAIGPDGALYFLTGGRRLESDLYRVYYGDYQNIPAGSNVANAAVTPEHKQRTEIEQYHVKKDPKAIDLAWPLLKSPDRFLRFAARTAIEHQPVAQWESKVYAEKDPQTLIYAAIALGRQGDSTKVGGPLLKALSKIDYAKLDDLQKQALLRAMEVIIYRTGEPDAATKQAVVSYLNPRYPSSNALQNRFLSKILITLEAPGAVQKTLGLIEKNEVFDDKDNAMATASADLILRNPQYGLDLAGLLEKLPPAQQTFYAIMLSSAKTGWTPELREKYFAWFKNAFGYQGGRSYIGFIDKARQLALKNVPKDKFAYYNKLSGAELLTGTGNDLARLYTPKGPGRGWKVDEAVALVQDSLANRDFEKGKMIFSAVLCSRCHAIQGEGADVGPELTQLGTRFSVHDMLESIIIPDKTISDQYASIAYTLKDGQSVVGRQINEDANFYYIAQNPFDSKTVRKLSKKEVASSKISTVSVMLPGLINGLNPDELRDLVAYLMSGGNKNNPIYTESRTQKGGK; via the coding sequence ATGTACACAAAAAATCGATGGTCAAAACTTCCGATGACGCTCGCAGTATTACTGGCTGTGGGCGTGTTTTGCGGAGTGATGCTAAGCAACCGGACAGCCAGTCACCGTCCGCCTGGCTCCAAGGTCGACAAACTCAAACTGCCGGAGGGATTCAAGGCAGAACATTTATATAGTCCGTCAGAAGAACAAAACGGATCGTGGGTTTCAATGACATTCGACGATAAAGGCCGGATGATCACTTCCGACCAGTATGGCGGGTTGTTCAGGCTGGTACTCCCGCCGATCGGCTCTACGGAAAAGCCAAAGGTGGAGACCCTGAAAGTAGAAGGCGATACCGCCAAGGTGGCAATGGGCTATGCGCACGGCTTGCTATATGCATTCAACAGTTTGTATGTTATGATCAACAACCGCGAAAATCCGCGTTTCCCGAAAGGAAGCGGTTTGTACCGGTTGCAGGACACAGACAATAATGACCAGTACGACAAAATCACGTTGCTGAAAGCATTGAAAGGAGAAGGTGAGCACGGTCCGCACAGCATTGTATTGTCACCCGACAAAAAATCCCTTTTTGTGGTAGCCGGTAACTTTACGGACGTGCCGAAAATGGACACATACCTGCTGCCAACCAATTGGAAAAACGATAACCTGTTTCCATTCATCAAAGATCCGCGTGGCCACGCCACCGACCGGCATGCACCTGGCGGCTGGATTGCCCGTACCGATTCGGAAGGCAAATCATGGGAGCTTTTCAGTGCCGGATATCGTAACTCGTATGATATCGCATTCAATGAAGCGGGTGACCTTTTTATTTACGACTCTGACATGGAGTGGGATTTTGGTACTCCGTGGTACCGGCCCACACGCGTTTGCCATGCGATCAGCGGCGGCGACTATGGCTGGCGTACCGGGTCGGCCAATACTTCTCCTGCTTTCGCCGACTTCCTGTCACCCATCATGAATATCGGGCAGGGTTCGCCTACTAACCTGATTTACCTGAAAGACGCGCGCTTCCCGGCCAAATACAAGAATACGCTGCTCGCATTTGACTGGAGTTTTGGTATCGTTCATGGTTTGCACCTGAAACCAAGCGGATCTACCTACACGGCTGATCATGAAGAATTCCTCTCTGGCGCACCACTTCCATTAACAGACGGAGCGATCGGACCGGACGGTGCATTGTATTTCCTGACCGGCGGACGCCGCCTCGAATCAGACCTGTACCGGGTTTATTATGGTGACTACCAAAACATCCCTGCGGGATCCAATGTTGCCAATGCGGCCGTTACACCGGAGCACAAGCAACGTACCGAGATTGAGCAATACCATGTTAAGAAAGATCCGAAAGCAATTGACCTTGCCTGGCCTTTGCTGAAAAGTCCGGATCGGTTCCTGCGTTTTGCCGCACGGACAGCAATTGAACACCAGCCCGTAGCACAATGGGAAAGTAAAGTATATGCTGAAAAAGACCCGCAAACACTGATTTATGCGGCCATCGCATTGGGTCGTCAGGGGGACTCAACCAAGGTAGGTGGTCCATTGCTGAAAGCTTTGAGCAAGATTGATTATGCCAAACTGGATGACCTGCAAAAACAGGCACTGCTCCGCGCTATGGAGGTGATCATTTACCGCACCGGAGAGCCGGACGCAGCCACCAAGCAGGCGGTTGTCAGTTACCTCAATCCCCGGTATCCTTCATCCAATGCATTGCAAAACCGTTTTCTTTCTAAAATCCTTATTACGCTTGAAGCACCCGGCGCTGTTCAAAAAACACTTGGACTGATTGAGAAGAATGAAGTTTTTGATGACAAGGATAATGCAATGGCGACAGCGTCGGCCGATCTGATCCTGCGTAACCCGCAGTATGGCCTTGATCTGGCAGGACTTCTTGAAAAACTGCCGCCCGCTCAGCAAACATTTTACGCAATCATGCTGAGCAGCGCCAAGACTGGCTGGACGCCTGAGTTGCGCGAGAAATACTTCGCCTGGTTCAAAAATGCATTTGGCTACCAAGGTGGACGGAGCTACATCGGCTTTATCGACAAGGCCCGCCAGCTTGCATTGAAGAATGTACCGAAGGACAAATTTGCTTATTACAACAAACTTTCCGGCGCTGAGCTGCTCACAGGCACTGGTAATGATCTTGCAAGACTTTACACGCCGAAAGGCCCCGGCCGCGGATGGAAAGTGGACGAAGCAGTCGCTTTGGTGCAGGACAGCCTGGCCAACCGTGACTTTGAAAAAGGTAAAATGATTTTCTCAGCCGTACTCTGCAGCCGTTGCCATGCGATCCAGGGTGAAGGTGCCGACGTGGGTCCCGAACTTACACAGCTCGGAACACGCTTCTCCGTGCATGATATGCTGGAATCGATCATCATTCCTGATAAAACGATCTCTGATCAGTACGCATCGATCGCTTACACCCTGAAAGACGGGCAGTCGGTGGTAGGCCGTCAGATCAACGAGGATGCCAATTTTTACTACATCGCGCAGAATCCATTTGATTCAAAAACAGTTCGCAAGCTGAGCAAAAAAGAAGTAGCATCATCTAAGATCTCGACGGTTTCCGTAATGCTTCCGGGTTTGATCAACGGACTTAATCCGGACGAACTCCGGGATCTGGTAGCTTACCTGATGTCGGGCGGTAATAAAAACAACCCGATCTACACCGAATCAAGAACTCAGAAAGGCGGTAAATAA
- a CDS encoding SusC/RagA family TonB-linked outer membrane protein has protein sequence MTKSRPSTVCARNSLITRSVGLALFGIACGFGAHARVTVPPFFPPSSKHIVLDKTIKGRITDESGEKVPGVSVVLKGTSTGTVSDEEGSYTLRVPDAGGVLIFSSVGFLSQEVTIGNNTDINVKLGTDSKALTEVVVVGYGSQLKKEVTGSVQSVSAAEIKDMPVSQVTQKLQGRLAGVQINQTTGKPGQGMSVRIRGQVSVSAGSDPLYVIDGFPITGNIAAINPDEIEDISILKDAASTSLYGSRAANGVVLITTKQGKIGETNVSFNAYYGLQKVPERGRVKMLNAEEFAQFKKEYYEDQSQAVPEVFQRPSDYAGKNNDWYGALLHTAPIQSYNLTITSNKENLKTSLVAGIFNQEGVVLNNDYKRYSLRMNSEYAISSKVKIGFNIAPQYVYDNTPRTDGDRGTGILFNALHTWPVMPIYDANGELTKYNNFPSGTGNIFDYPNWVRAANELTNENKTTKLLGNTYLTLNPVKGLTLRATMNIEYENNKFFFFNPSTATSNINVPIPTTAVSIRQALENVGWLNENTAVYNRSFGNHNFELLAGFTQQRYRQDFSRIQADTYADDRLPTIQGALNINRGGTISGVNEWALTSYLSRLSYNYKGKYLFTAAVRADGSSRFGSANRWGTFPSVSAGWVISDETFLQDIPKISFAKIRGSFGVIGNNNIGNYTQYALVNNTVNSVFGSNVATGAVVTSLANNNLGWETTKQFDLGLDLGLFNDRIQFIYDYYTKRTTNLLYAVQVPQESGFPFFNDNIGEIKFWGHEFSLTTRNLDGKLKWTTNANISFNRNKVMELAPGIDRVYGSFHITQVGQPFGQFYGLVKQGFYMNAEDLANSPIAPGQSAIGTIKYKDVNGDGKITYGGDQDDRAIIGSPFPKFTYGITNNLSYGGWDLSITGSGSQGNQLWVRHLYSTANLDGVFNMVAGVKDRFRVKSDAKGNVTEVITPGKGMYGATNGGGTFTGIERDWNSSHFLANASFFTIKNITLGYNIGKVNKVFKSARVYASAQQVYVFTKYWGGPNPETSAQGDGGGDGGNLSQGVDFSNYPVPRTWTLGVNLNF, from the coding sequence AGGAAGCTACACACTGCGTGTACCCGATGCGGGCGGCGTACTTATATTTTCTTCGGTAGGGTTCCTGTCGCAGGAAGTTACCATTGGTAATAACACCGACATCAATGTCAAACTAGGCACCGACTCCAAGGCACTTACCGAAGTAGTGGTTGTGGGATACGGCAGCCAGCTCAAAAAAGAAGTGACCGGCTCGGTACAATCCGTGAGTGCGGCAGAGATCAAGGACATGCCGGTTTCACAGGTGACGCAAAAACTGCAGGGCAGGCTTGCGGGCGTCCAGATCAACCAGACGACCGGTAAGCCCGGCCAGGGTATGTCGGTACGTATCCGCGGACAGGTTTCTGTTTCGGCAGGAAGCGATCCGCTTTACGTGATTGACGGTTTTCCGATCACAGGAAACATCGCGGCGATCAACCCCGACGAGATTGAAGATATCTCCATCCTGAAAGATGCTGCCTCGACCTCGCTTTATGGTTCCCGCGCAGCAAACGGCGTGGTACTCATTACGACCAAGCAGGGTAAAATCGGTGAAACAAACGTGAGCTTCAATGCATACTACGGTCTGCAGAAAGTACCTGAGCGCGGCCGCGTGAAAATGCTGAATGCGGAAGAGTTCGCGCAGTTTAAAAAGGAATATTACGAAGATCAGAGTCAGGCAGTGCCGGAAGTGTTTCAGAGGCCGTCGGATTACGCCGGCAAAAACAACGACTGGTATGGTGCCTTGCTGCATACCGCGCCGATCCAGAGCTACAACCTGACCATTACTTCCAATAAGGAAAACCTGAAAACTTCGCTCGTAGCGGGTATTTTCAACCAGGAAGGTGTTGTGCTCAACAATGATTACAAACGATACTCGCTTCGGATGAACTCCGAATATGCTATTTCCAGCAAGGTGAAGATCGGTTTTAACATTGCACCCCAGTACGTATACGACAATACGCCGAGAACGGATGGCGACCGCGGAACGGGTATCCTGTTCAATGCATTGCATACATGGCCGGTTATGCCCATCTATGATGCAAATGGAGAACTGACCAAGTACAACAACTTCCCAAGTGGTACTGGTAACATCTTCGATTATCCCAACTGGGTACGCGCGGCCAACGAGCTGACCAACGAAAATAAAACAACCAAGCTCCTCGGCAATACGTACCTCACGCTGAATCCAGTTAAAGGGCTTACGCTCAGAGCAACGATGAACATTGAATACGAAAACAACAAGTTTTTCTTCTTCAACCCATCTACGGCTACCAGCAACATCAACGTTCCTATCCCGACCACGGCGGTATCCATCCGTCAGGCACTGGAGAATGTAGGCTGGCTGAATGAGAACACGGCTGTTTACAACCGCAGCTTTGGCAACCACAACTTCGAATTGCTCGCCGGTTTTACGCAGCAGCGGTACCGTCAGGATTTCTCAAGAATCCAGGCTGATACCTACGCCGACGACCGTCTTCCGACAATCCAGGGTGCATTGAACATCAACCGGGGCGGAACAATCAGTGGTGTGAATGAGTGGGCGCTGACATCTTATCTTTCCCGTTTGTCCTACAACTACAAAGGCAAATACCTGTTTACGGCAGCAGTACGTGCGGATGGTTCATCCCGCTTTGGTTCGGCAAACCGCTGGGGTACGTTCCCGTCTGTTTCGGCTGGCTGGGTGATCTCGGATGAAACCTTCCTGCAGGACATTCCAAAGATTTCGTTTGCTAAAATCCGCGGTAGCTTTGGTGTGATCGGTAACAACAATATCGGTAACTACACACAGTACGCGCTCGTAAACAATACGGTCAATTCAGTGTTCGGTTCCAACGTTGCTACGGGAGCAGTGGTAACATCCCTGGCAAACAATAACCTCGGCTGGGAAACAACCAAGCAGTTCGACCTTGGTCTGGATCTGGGATTGTTCAATGACAGAATCCAGTTCATTTATGACTACTACACCAAGCGTACCACCAACTTGTTGTATGCCGTGCAGGTTCCTCAGGAATCCGGGTTCCCGTTTTTCAACGATAACATTGGTGAGATCAAGTTCTGGGGACATGAGTTCTCACTCACTACCCGCAACCTGGATGGTAAGCTGAAATGGACGACCAACGCCAACATTTCTTTCAACAGAAACAAGGTAATGGAACTGGCACCCGGCATTGACCGCGTATATGGTTCATTCCACATTACCCAGGTTGGACAACCTTTCGGACAGTTTTACGGTCTGGTGAAGCAAGGATTTTACATGAATGCGGAAGACCTTGCTAACTCACCGATTGCTCCGGGCCAGTCTGCCATCGGTACGATCAAGTACAAGGATGTGAACGGCGACGGCAAGATTACTTACGGTGGCGACCAGGATGACAGGGCTATCATCGGCAGTCCTTTCCCGAAATTCACCTATGGCATCACCAACAACCTGAGCTACGGCGGATGGGATCTGTCGATCACCGGTTCCGGATCACAGGGTAACCAGCTTTGGGTACGTCATTTGTACAGTACTGCCAACCTCGACGGTGTGTTTAACATGGTGGCCGGCGTTAAGGACCGTTTCCGCGTGAAAAGTGATGCCAAAGGAAATGTTACGGAGGTGATCACACCGGGCAAAGGCATGTACGGCGCAACCAATGGCGGCGGTACCTTCACAGGTATTGAGCGCGACTGGAACAGCTCGCACTTCCTGGCCAATGCATCGTTCTTCACCATCAAGAACATCACGCTTGGCTACAACATCGGTAAGGTGAACAAGGTCTTCAAATCGGCGCGGGTGTATGCTTCCGCTCAGCAGGTGTATGTATTTACGAAATACTGGGGCGGACCCAATCCTGAAACCAGCGCACAAGGCGACGGAGGCGGAGATGGTGGTAACCTGAGCCAGGGAGTAGACTTCTCCAACTATCCGGTTCCACGTACCTGGACATTGGGTGTGAACCTGAATTTCTAA